In a genomic window of Vigna angularis cultivar LongXiaoDou No.4 chromosome 6, ASM1680809v1, whole genome shotgun sequence:
- the LOC108343350 gene encoding pentatricopeptide repeat-containing protein At4g33990 isoform X4: MLSLRKSLPPRNLRPISTVFPLKRWIHHIFSSVTGSFQEVSHDHENKTNFVFHSCTDIGTARQLHALFTVLGKAQNVVLFTRLVTLYATLGDLSLSRNTFKYIQRKNIFTWNSMVAAFVKCGKYSDAMNCVSELLSNSGVRPDFYTFPPVLKACVSVVDGEKMHCWVLKMGFEHDVYVAASLIHLYSRFSAVDVAHKVFDDMPVRDVGSWNAMISGFLQNGKATSALGVLGRMKVEGVKMDTVTVASVLPVCAQANDVVCGMLVHLYVIKHGLESDLFVCNAFINMYSKFGRLQDAQRVFDGMKVRDVVSWNSIIAAYEQNDDPDTALRLFKGMQFVGMGPDLLTVVSLISIFVQLSDRRIGRAVHGFVMRRGWLEEDVVIGNALVNMYAKLGLIDCARAVFEQLPRRDVISWNTLITGYAQNGLASEAIDAYNMMGECRTIIPNQGTWVSILPAYSHIGALQQGMKIHGRLIKNSLYLDVFVATCLIDMYGECGKLEDAMSLFYEIPRETSVPWNAIISSLGIHGHGKEAVQLFKDMQADGVKADHITFVSLLSACSHSGLVDEGQWCFDLMQKDYGVKPNLKHYGCMVDLFGRAGYLEKAHNLVNNMPIQADASIWGTLLSACRIHGNAELGTLALDRLLEVDSENVGYYVLLSNIYANVGKWEGAVKVRSLAKDRGLKKTPGWSSVVVGSVVEVFYAGNQTHPQCTEIYKELRVLNAKMKSLGYVPDYSFVLQDVEEDEKEQILISHSERLAIAFGLISTPPKYPIRIFKNLRVCGDCHNATNFQYDAVLSQMLLLMVQWKLKMKFPAQNLQ; encoded by the coding sequence ATGCTTTCTCTTCGCAAATCGTTGCCACCTCGCAATTTGAGGCCAATTTCCACGGTGTTCCCATTGAAACGCTGGATTCACCACATTTTTTCATCAGTTACAGGTTCTTTCCAAGAGGTATCACATGACCATGAGAACAAGACCAACTTTGTATTCCATTCTTGCACCGACATTGGTACTGCCAGGCAGCTTCACGCGCTTTTTACGGTGTTGGGTAAGGCTCAAAATGTCGTTTTGTTCACTCGGCTTGTTACTTTGTATGCCACTCTTGGGGACCTCTCATTGTCTCGCAACACTTTTAAGTACATTCAGAGGAAGAACATTTTCACATGGAACTCTATGGTGGCTGCGTTTGTTAAGTGCGGGAAATACAGTGATGCTATGAACTGTGTCAGTGAGTTGTTATCTAATTCGGGTGTAAGACCTGACTTTTACACTTTCCCCCCTGTGTTGAAGGCGTGCGTGAGTGTGGTTGATGGGGAGAAGATGCATTGTTGGGTTTTGAAGATGGGTTTTGAGCATGATGTGTATGTGGCTGCTTCCTTGATCCATCTGTATTCAAGGTTTAGTGCTGTGGATGTTGCCCACAAGGTGTTTGATGATATGCCCGTCCGAGATGTTGGGTCTTGGAACGCGATGATTTCGGGGTTTCTTCAGAATGGGAAAGCAACCAGCGCGTTGGGTGTTTTAGGTAGGATGAAGGTTGAAGGGGTAAAGATGGATACAGTTACGGTGGCAAGTGTGCTTCCTGTTTGTGCGCAAGCGAATGATGTTGTTTGTGGGATGTTGGTTCATCTGTACGTGATAAAGCATGGGTTGGAAAGTGATCTTTTTGTTTGCAATGCTTTCATTAATATGTATTCGAAGTTTGGTAGGCTGCAGGATGCACAGAGGGTTTTTGATGGCATGAAGGTGAGAGATGTGGTGTCTTGGAATTCTATAATAGCTGCATATGAGCAGAATGACGATCCAGATACTGCACTTCGTTTATTTAAAGGGATGCAGTTTGTGGGAATGGGACCTGATTTGTTGACAGTTGTGAGTTTGATCTCAATTTTTGTTCAGTTAAGTGATCGGAGGATTGGCAGGGCTGTTCATGGATTTGTTATGAGGCGTGGTTGGCTTGAGGAAGATGTTGTTATAGGTAATGCTCTTGTGAATATGTATGCCAAATTGGGTTTGATAGATTGTGCACGTGCAGTTTTCGAACAGCTTCCTAGAAGAGATGTAATTTCATGGAACACTTTGATCACAGGTTATGCTCAAAATGGTCTTGCAAGTGAGGCAATTGATGCTTACAACATGATGGGAGAATGTAGAACGATAATCCCCAACCAAGGAACATGGGTGAGCATTCTCCCAGCATATTCCCATATTGGAGCTTTGCAACAAGGAATGAAAATACATGGGAGGCTAATCAAGAACTCTCTCTACTTGGATGTCTTTGTGGCTACCTGCCTGATTGACATGTATGGGGAATGTGGGAAGTTAGAGGATGCAATGTCCCTATTCTATGAAATCCCTCGGGAAACTTCAGTCCCTTGGAATGCAATAATATCTTCTCTCGGGATTCACGGGCATGGAAAAGAAGCTGTGCAACTTTTCAAGGATATGCAAGCTGACGGGGTAAAGGCTGACCATATTACTTTTGTATCGTTGTTGTCGGCTTGTAGCCATTCAGGTTTAGTTGATGAGGGTCAATGGTGCTTCGATTTGATGCAGAAAGATTATGGGGTAAAGCCCAATTTGAAACATTATGGCTGCATGGTGGATTTATTTGGCAGAGCTGGGTATTTGGAGAAGGCACATAATTTAGTAAACAATATGCCCATACAAGCAGATGCATCCATTTGGGGTACTCTCCTTTCTGCTTGTAGAATACATGGAAATGCAGAATTGGGTACTTTAGCTTTAGATCGCTTGTTGGAAGTTGATTCAGAGAATGTTGGCTATTATGTTTTGCTGTCAAATATCTATGCAAATGTTGGAAAATGGGAAGGAGCAGTTAAAGTAAGATCCTTAGCCAAAGATAGAGGATTGAAGAAGACTCCTGGATGGAGTTCTGTTGTAGTAGGTAGTGTAGTTGAAGTTTTTTATGCAGGGAACCAAACTCATCCACAATGTACAGAGATATACAAGGAATTAAGGGTTTTGAATGCCAAAATGAAAAGCCTTGGTTATGTTCCAGACTATAGTTTTGTCCTACAAGACGTTGAGGAGGATGAGAAAGAGCAGATTTTGATAAGTCACAGTGAGAGGCTGGCCATTGCATTTGGACTTATCAGCACCCCACCAAAATATCCCATTAGGATATTTAAAAACTTGCGTGTTTGTGGTGATTGCCACAATGCTACCAA
- the LOC108343350 gene encoding pentatricopeptide repeat-containing protein At4g33990 isoform X2, translating into MLSLRKSLPPRNLRPISTVFPLKRWIHHIFSSVTGSFQEVSHDHENKTNFVFHSCTDIGTARQLHALFTVLGKAQNVVLFTRLVTLYATLGDLSLSRNTFKYIQRKNIFTWNSMVAAFVKCGKYSDAMNCVSELLSNSGVRPDFYTFPPVLKACVSVVDGEKMHCWVLKMGFEHDVYVAASLIHLYSRFSAVDVAHKVFDDMPVRDVGSWNAMISGFLQNGKATSALGVLGRMKVEGVKMDTVTVASVLPVCAQANDVVCGMLVHLYVIKHGLESDLFVCNAFINMYSKFGRLQDAQRVFDGMKVRDVVSWNSIIAAYEQNDDPDTALRLFKGMQFVGMGPDLLTVVSLISIFVQLSDRRIGRAVHGFVMRRGWLEEDVVIGNALVNMYAKLGLIDCARAVFEQLPRRDVISWNTLITGYAQNGLASEAIDAYNMMGECRTIIPNQGTWVSILPAYSHIGALQQGMKIHGRLIKNSLYLDVFVATCLIDMYGECGKLEDAMSLFYEIPRETSVPWNAIISSLGIHGHGKEAVQLFKDMQADGVKADHITFVSLLSACSHSGLVDEGQWCFDLMQKDYGVKPNLKHYGCMVDLFGRAGYLEKAHNLVNNMPIQADASIWGTLLSACRIHGNAELGTLALDRLLEVDSENVGYYVLLSNIYANVGKWEGAVKVRSLAKDRGLKKTPGWSSVVVGSVVEVFYAGNQTHPQCTEIYKELRVLNAKMKSLGYVPDYSFVLQDVEEDEKEQILISHSERLAIAFGLISTPPKYPIRIFKNLRVCGDCHNATKYISKITERDIIVRDSNRFHHFKDGFCSCVFSMMLFSAKCYSSWCNGN; encoded by the coding sequence ATGCTTTCTCTTCGCAAATCGTTGCCACCTCGCAATTTGAGGCCAATTTCCACGGTGTTCCCATTGAAACGCTGGATTCACCACATTTTTTCATCAGTTACAGGTTCTTTCCAAGAGGTATCACATGACCATGAGAACAAGACCAACTTTGTATTCCATTCTTGCACCGACATTGGTACTGCCAGGCAGCTTCACGCGCTTTTTACGGTGTTGGGTAAGGCTCAAAATGTCGTTTTGTTCACTCGGCTTGTTACTTTGTATGCCACTCTTGGGGACCTCTCATTGTCTCGCAACACTTTTAAGTACATTCAGAGGAAGAACATTTTCACATGGAACTCTATGGTGGCTGCGTTTGTTAAGTGCGGGAAATACAGTGATGCTATGAACTGTGTCAGTGAGTTGTTATCTAATTCGGGTGTAAGACCTGACTTTTACACTTTCCCCCCTGTGTTGAAGGCGTGCGTGAGTGTGGTTGATGGGGAGAAGATGCATTGTTGGGTTTTGAAGATGGGTTTTGAGCATGATGTGTATGTGGCTGCTTCCTTGATCCATCTGTATTCAAGGTTTAGTGCTGTGGATGTTGCCCACAAGGTGTTTGATGATATGCCCGTCCGAGATGTTGGGTCTTGGAACGCGATGATTTCGGGGTTTCTTCAGAATGGGAAAGCAACCAGCGCGTTGGGTGTTTTAGGTAGGATGAAGGTTGAAGGGGTAAAGATGGATACAGTTACGGTGGCAAGTGTGCTTCCTGTTTGTGCGCAAGCGAATGATGTTGTTTGTGGGATGTTGGTTCATCTGTACGTGATAAAGCATGGGTTGGAAAGTGATCTTTTTGTTTGCAATGCTTTCATTAATATGTATTCGAAGTTTGGTAGGCTGCAGGATGCACAGAGGGTTTTTGATGGCATGAAGGTGAGAGATGTGGTGTCTTGGAATTCTATAATAGCTGCATATGAGCAGAATGACGATCCAGATACTGCACTTCGTTTATTTAAAGGGATGCAGTTTGTGGGAATGGGACCTGATTTGTTGACAGTTGTGAGTTTGATCTCAATTTTTGTTCAGTTAAGTGATCGGAGGATTGGCAGGGCTGTTCATGGATTTGTTATGAGGCGTGGTTGGCTTGAGGAAGATGTTGTTATAGGTAATGCTCTTGTGAATATGTATGCCAAATTGGGTTTGATAGATTGTGCACGTGCAGTTTTCGAACAGCTTCCTAGAAGAGATGTAATTTCATGGAACACTTTGATCACAGGTTATGCTCAAAATGGTCTTGCAAGTGAGGCAATTGATGCTTACAACATGATGGGAGAATGTAGAACGATAATCCCCAACCAAGGAACATGGGTGAGCATTCTCCCAGCATATTCCCATATTGGAGCTTTGCAACAAGGAATGAAAATACATGGGAGGCTAATCAAGAACTCTCTCTACTTGGATGTCTTTGTGGCTACCTGCCTGATTGACATGTATGGGGAATGTGGGAAGTTAGAGGATGCAATGTCCCTATTCTATGAAATCCCTCGGGAAACTTCAGTCCCTTGGAATGCAATAATATCTTCTCTCGGGATTCACGGGCATGGAAAAGAAGCTGTGCAACTTTTCAAGGATATGCAAGCTGACGGGGTAAAGGCTGACCATATTACTTTTGTATCGTTGTTGTCGGCTTGTAGCCATTCAGGTTTAGTTGATGAGGGTCAATGGTGCTTCGATTTGATGCAGAAAGATTATGGGGTAAAGCCCAATTTGAAACATTATGGCTGCATGGTGGATTTATTTGGCAGAGCTGGGTATTTGGAGAAGGCACATAATTTAGTAAACAATATGCCCATACAAGCAGATGCATCCATTTGGGGTACTCTCCTTTCTGCTTGTAGAATACATGGAAATGCAGAATTGGGTACTTTAGCTTTAGATCGCTTGTTGGAAGTTGATTCAGAGAATGTTGGCTATTATGTTTTGCTGTCAAATATCTATGCAAATGTTGGAAAATGGGAAGGAGCAGTTAAAGTAAGATCCTTAGCCAAAGATAGAGGATTGAAGAAGACTCCTGGATGGAGTTCTGTTGTAGTAGGTAGTGTAGTTGAAGTTTTTTATGCAGGGAACCAAACTCATCCACAATGTACAGAGATATACAAGGAATTAAGGGTTTTGAATGCCAAAATGAAAAGCCTTGGTTATGTTCCAGACTATAGTTTTGTCCTACAAGACGTTGAGGAGGATGAGAAAGAGCAGATTTTGATAAGTCACAGTGAGAGGCTGGCCATTGCATTTGGACTTATCAGCACCCCACCAAAATATCCCATTAGGATATTTAAAAACTTGCGTGTTTGTGGTGATTGCCACAATGCTACCAAGTACATATCCAAAATTACTGAAAGGGACATTATTGTGAGGGATTCTAACCGTTTTCATCACTTTAAAGATGGGTTTTGTTCATGTG
- the LOC108343350 gene encoding pentatricopeptide repeat-containing protein At4g33990 isoform X3 yields the protein MLSLRKSLPPRNLRPISTVFPLKRWIHHIFSSVTGSFQEVSHDHENKTNFVFHSCTDIGTARQLHALFTVLGKAQNVVLFTRLVTLYATLGDLSLSRNTFKYIQRKNIFTWNSMVAAFVKCGKYSDAMNCVSELLSNSGVRPDFYTFPPVLKACVSVVDGEKMHCWVLKMGFEHDVYVAASLIHLYSRFSAVDVAHKVFDDMPVRDVGSWNAMISGFLQNGKATSALGVLGRMKVEGVKMDTVTVASVLPVCAQANDVVCGMLVHLYVIKHGLESDLFVCNAFINMYSKFGRLQDAQRVFDGMKVRDVVSWNSIIAAYEQNDDPDTALRLFKGMQFVGMGPDLLTVVSLISIFVQLSDRRIGRAVHGFVMRRGWLEEDVVIGNALVNMYAKLGLIDCARAVFEQLPRRDVISWNTLITGYAQNGLASEAIDAYNMMGECRTIIPNQGTWVSILPAYSHIGALQQGMKIHGRLIKNSLYLDVFVATCLIDMYGECGKLEDAMSLFYEIPRETSVPWNAIISSLGIHGHGKEAVQLFKDMQADGVKADHITFVSLLSACSHSGLVDEGQWCFDLMQKDYGVKPNLKHYGCMVDLFGRAGYLEKAHNLVNNMPIQADASIWGTLLSACRIHGNAELGTLALDRLLEVDSENVGYYVLLSNIYANVGKWEGAVKVRSLAKDRGLKKTPGWSSVVVGSVVEVFYAGNQTHPQCTEIYKELRVLNAKMKSLGYVPDYSFVLQDVEEDEKEQILISHSERLAIAFGLISTPPKYPIRIFKNLRVCGDCHNATKYISKITERDIIVRDSNRFHHFKDGFCSCGDYW from the coding sequence ATGCTTTCTCTTCGCAAATCGTTGCCACCTCGCAATTTGAGGCCAATTTCCACGGTGTTCCCATTGAAACGCTGGATTCACCACATTTTTTCATCAGTTACAGGTTCTTTCCAAGAGGTATCACATGACCATGAGAACAAGACCAACTTTGTATTCCATTCTTGCACCGACATTGGTACTGCCAGGCAGCTTCACGCGCTTTTTACGGTGTTGGGTAAGGCTCAAAATGTCGTTTTGTTCACTCGGCTTGTTACTTTGTATGCCACTCTTGGGGACCTCTCATTGTCTCGCAACACTTTTAAGTACATTCAGAGGAAGAACATTTTCACATGGAACTCTATGGTGGCTGCGTTTGTTAAGTGCGGGAAATACAGTGATGCTATGAACTGTGTCAGTGAGTTGTTATCTAATTCGGGTGTAAGACCTGACTTTTACACTTTCCCCCCTGTGTTGAAGGCGTGCGTGAGTGTGGTTGATGGGGAGAAGATGCATTGTTGGGTTTTGAAGATGGGTTTTGAGCATGATGTGTATGTGGCTGCTTCCTTGATCCATCTGTATTCAAGGTTTAGTGCTGTGGATGTTGCCCACAAGGTGTTTGATGATATGCCCGTCCGAGATGTTGGGTCTTGGAACGCGATGATTTCGGGGTTTCTTCAGAATGGGAAAGCAACCAGCGCGTTGGGTGTTTTAGGTAGGATGAAGGTTGAAGGGGTAAAGATGGATACAGTTACGGTGGCAAGTGTGCTTCCTGTTTGTGCGCAAGCGAATGATGTTGTTTGTGGGATGTTGGTTCATCTGTACGTGATAAAGCATGGGTTGGAAAGTGATCTTTTTGTTTGCAATGCTTTCATTAATATGTATTCGAAGTTTGGTAGGCTGCAGGATGCACAGAGGGTTTTTGATGGCATGAAGGTGAGAGATGTGGTGTCTTGGAATTCTATAATAGCTGCATATGAGCAGAATGACGATCCAGATACTGCACTTCGTTTATTTAAAGGGATGCAGTTTGTGGGAATGGGACCTGATTTGTTGACAGTTGTGAGTTTGATCTCAATTTTTGTTCAGTTAAGTGATCGGAGGATTGGCAGGGCTGTTCATGGATTTGTTATGAGGCGTGGTTGGCTTGAGGAAGATGTTGTTATAGGTAATGCTCTTGTGAATATGTATGCCAAATTGGGTTTGATAGATTGTGCACGTGCAGTTTTCGAACAGCTTCCTAGAAGAGATGTAATTTCATGGAACACTTTGATCACAGGTTATGCTCAAAATGGTCTTGCAAGTGAGGCAATTGATGCTTACAACATGATGGGAGAATGTAGAACGATAATCCCCAACCAAGGAACATGGGTGAGCATTCTCCCAGCATATTCCCATATTGGAGCTTTGCAACAAGGAATGAAAATACATGGGAGGCTAATCAAGAACTCTCTCTACTTGGATGTCTTTGTGGCTACCTGCCTGATTGACATGTATGGGGAATGTGGGAAGTTAGAGGATGCAATGTCCCTATTCTATGAAATCCCTCGGGAAACTTCAGTCCCTTGGAATGCAATAATATCTTCTCTCGGGATTCACGGGCATGGAAAAGAAGCTGTGCAACTTTTCAAGGATATGCAAGCTGACGGGGTAAAGGCTGACCATATTACTTTTGTATCGTTGTTGTCGGCTTGTAGCCATTCAGGTTTAGTTGATGAGGGTCAATGGTGCTTCGATTTGATGCAGAAAGATTATGGGGTAAAGCCCAATTTGAAACATTATGGCTGCATGGTGGATTTATTTGGCAGAGCTGGGTATTTGGAGAAGGCACATAATTTAGTAAACAATATGCCCATACAAGCAGATGCATCCATTTGGGGTACTCTCCTTTCTGCTTGTAGAATACATGGAAATGCAGAATTGGGTACTTTAGCTTTAGATCGCTTGTTGGAAGTTGATTCAGAGAATGTTGGCTATTATGTTTTGCTGTCAAATATCTATGCAAATGTTGGAAAATGGGAAGGAGCAGTTAAAGTAAGATCCTTAGCCAAAGATAGAGGATTGAAGAAGACTCCTGGATGGAGTTCTGTTGTAGTAGGTAGTGTAGTTGAAGTTTTTTATGCAGGGAACCAAACTCATCCACAATGTACAGAGATATACAAGGAATTAAGGGTTTTGAATGCCAAAATGAAAAGCCTTGGTTATGTTCCAGACTATAGTTTTGTCCTACAAGACGTTGAGGAGGATGAGAAAGAGCAGATTTTGATAAGTCACAGTGAGAGGCTGGCCATTGCATTTGGACTTATCAGCACCCCACCAAAATATCCCATTAGGATATTTAAAAACTTGCGTGTTTGTGGTGATTGCCACAATGCTACCAAGTACATATCCAAAATTACTGAAAGGGACATTATTGTGAGGGATTCTAACCGTTTTCATCACTTTAAAGATGGGTTTTGTTCATGTGGTGATTACTGGTGA